A single genomic interval of Sphingobacteriales bacterium harbors:
- a CDS encoding methyltransferase domain-containing protein, translating to MTQQNQELTQQIIQYYDRCEPHYRLHWDLSNSHALHYGFWDATTHNFSQALQRINAVMANTIALNNADFVLDAGCGIGGSAIWLAKHIGCRTLGITLSQRQVATATKLAQQQGVAHLAQFGCADYTQTQLPNQHVSAVWAIESLCHAANKLAFTNEAARILQSGGRLVVADFFIRQTPPLNTTETRIINKWANGWAVPQFDTIGQMQANLYQSGFRDIEVKNITSHILPSAKRLYWHFFPGWVATRLYGLYKKVPSFVQQNVWTAYWQYIALRKNLWQYYLVSAVKA from the coding sequence ATGACGCAACAAAACCAAGAACTGACACAACAAATTATACAATATTACGACCGATGCGAACCACACTACCGACTTCATTGGGATTTAAGCAATAGCCACGCCTTACATTATGGTTTTTGGGATGCCACCACGCACAATTTTAGCCAGGCGTTGCAGCGCATTAATGCCGTAATGGCAAATACCATTGCCTTAAATAATGCCGATTTTGTTTTAGATGCCGGATGCGGTATTGGTGGCTCGGCAATTTGGTTGGCCAAACATATTGGTTGCCGTACTTTAGGTATTACCCTAAGCCAACGACAAGTGGCAACAGCTACCAAATTGGCACAACAACAAGGCGTAGCACATTTAGCTCAGTTTGGCTGCGCCGATTACACCCAAACGCAGTTGCCCAACCAACACGTTAGCGCGGTATGGGCTATTGAAAGCCTTTGCCATGCTGCTAACAAACTGGCTTTTACAAACGAAGCTGCCCGCATTTTGCAATCCGGTGGCCGCCTTGTGGTGGCCGATTTTTTTATTCGCCAAACCCCGCCCTTAAATACCACCGAAACCCGCATCATAAATAAATGGGCTAATGGTTGGGCAGTTCCTCAGTTCGATACCATTGGGCAAATGCAGGCCAATCTTTACCAGTCGGGATTCAGAGATATTGAAGTCAAAAATATTACCTCCCATATCTTGCCATCGGCAAAACGCTTGTACTGGCATTTTTTTCCCGGATGGGTGGCAACGCGGCTCTATGGTTTATACAAAAAAGTACCCTCATTTGTGCAGCAAAACGTTTGGACGGCCTACTGGCAGTACATTGCCTTGCGCAAAAATTTATGGCAATACTATTTGGTTAGTGCCGTAAAAGCCTAA
- a CDS encoding YegP family protein yields MGKFTIKTGKDGSFYFNLKADNGQIILRSEGYTTKSACENGINSVKNNAINENRFEKLVSSAGKPFFNLKASNGQIVGTSQLYESENGRDNGIDSVMRNAPDAPIVLDDSSDD; encoded by the coding sequence ATGGGTAAATTTACCATCAAAACAGGCAAAGATGGCTCTTTTTATTTTAATTTGAAAGCCGATAATGGCCAAATTATCTTACGCAGCGAGGGCTATACTACAAAATCGGCCTGCGAAAACGGCATTAATTCGGTCAAAAATAATGCCATCAACGAAAACCGCTTTGAAAAATTAGTTTCATCCGCGGGCAAACCATTTTTTAATTTAAAGGCAAGTAACGGGCAGATTGTTGGCACCAGCCAGCTTTACGAAAGCGAAAATGGCCGCGACAACGGCATTGACTCGGTTATGCGCAACGCCCCCGATGCGCCCATAGTATTAGACGATAGCAGCGACGATTAA
- a CDS encoding TonB-dependent receptor, whose amino-acid sequence MYGNTGLLRNTRLSLSAGGHDRTTFYLAGNLKNEEGIIKNTGYDYKSLRANVDHRIGDRITISLSNGFSNSSADRGLTNNDNNGVTFGVALSSTPSFANLFPDDKGNYPRNPYAASNPLETRDLMTNNETTNRYTGSLTINAILYETAKTYTKLVLRGGLDYYNLKTNAQFPRILQFQEKGLGGLSVQGFVNNTNVNTAAYLVNNFAASEKLNLVTSLGTTYESFNFDNVLATASDLIIGQTNIDQAGSVSVSQTRTKQLGNGLFAQEEVNYADMVVATVGVRFDKSTVNGDVNKFYAYPKASVALNITKMPFWASEDVQQLKLRLAYGEAGNFPPYIAKFTTLGPANISGLPGLQIGTTLGNANIAPERQKELEAGFDVAFLQNRLGLEFTYYQKTCSDLILRRNMPLSSGFGTEIGNFGELVNNGFEIKLNTLPVKTENVRWSSTVTFWRNTSEITELLVPAFNLGGFGNTLGTFKIEEGKPATQIVGRFVNSAGESVVEAIGDAEPDFQMGFANELTIKRNLSLSFNLHVKQGGDNINLTELLTDLGGTSYDYDADADGNGTKDALDRINALGVTAEPFVQDASYVKLRELGLFYDLPFSGKKVNKLRLGVSGTNLYTWSKYKSYDPEVSNFGIDGISTGVEVTPYPTAKRILFHLSVDF is encoded by the coding sequence ATGTACGGAAACACTGGTCTTTTGCGCAATACTCGTTTAAGTTTAAGCGCGGGAGGCCACGACAGAACTACTTTTTATTTGGCCGGAAATCTAAAAAATGAAGAGGGCATTATAAAAAATACCGGATATGACTACAAATCTTTGCGCGCCAACGTTGACCATCGTATTGGCGACCGCATTACTATTTCGTTAAGCAACGGATTTAGTAATTCAAGCGCCGACAGAGGTTTGACTAACAACGATAACAACGGCGTTACTTTTGGTGTTGCCCTTTCTTCGACACCCAGTTTTGCTAATTTATTTCCGGATGATAAAGGCAATTACCCGCGCAACCCTTATGCCGCCTCAAACCCCTTAGAAACGCGCGACCTAATGACTAATAACGAAACCACTAACCGCTATACCGGAAGTTTAACCATTAATGCTATTTTGTACGAAACAGCAAAAACTTATACTAAATTAGTGTTGCGCGGCGGTTTAGATTACTACAATCTTAAAACCAATGCCCAGTTTCCGCGTATTTTGCAATTCCAAGAAAAAGGCTTAGGTGGCTTATCGGTTCAAGGCTTTGTAAACAACACCAACGTAAATACGGCTGCCTATTTGGTAAATAATTTTGCAGCAAGCGAAAAATTAAACTTAGTAACCTCGCTTGGTACAACCTACGAATCGTTTAATTTTGACAATGTACTTGCCACCGCCAGCGACCTAATAATAGGCCAAACTAATATTGACCAAGCCGGCTCGGTTTCGGTTTCGCAAACCCGCACCAAACAATTAGGCAACGGCCTTTTTGCCCAAGAAGAGGTTAACTATGCCGATATGGTGGTTGCTACCGTAGGTGTTAGGTTCGATAAATCAACAGTAAATGGCGATGTAAACAAGTTTTATGCTTACCCCAAAGCTTCGGTTGCATTAAATATAACCAAAATGCCATTTTGGGCTTCAGAAGATGTGCAGCAACTAAAATTGCGCTTAGCCTATGGCGAGGCAGGTAATTTTCCGCCCTATATTGCTAAATTTACCACTTTAGGCCCAGCTAATATTAGTGGCTTGCCCGGCTTACAAATAGGTACTACTTTGGGCAACGCCAATATAGCCCCCGAACGCCAAAAAGAGTTAGAAGCTGGCTTTGATGTAGCATTTTTACAAAACCGCTTAGGACTTGAATTTACTTATTACCAAAAAACTTGCTCAGATTTAATTTTGAGGCGCAACATGCCGTTATCTTCCGGATTTGGCACAGAAATTGGCAATTTTGGCGAATTAGTAAACAATGGTTTCGAAATAAAACTAAACACACTTCCGGTTAAAACCGAAAATGTACGCTGGAGTTCGACCGTAACATTTTGGCGAAATACCTCAGAAATTACCGAACTGTTAGTGCCTGCTTTTAATTTAGGTGGCTTTGGCAACACCTTGGGTACTTTTAAAATTGAAGAAGGTAAACCCGCTACTCAAATTGTTGGCAGGTTTGTAAATTCAGCCGGCGAATCGGTAGTTGAAGCAATTGGCGATGCCGAACCCGATTTTCAAATGGGCTTTGCCAACGAACTGACAATTAAACGCAATTTATCGTTAAGTTTTAACTTGCATGTAAAACAAGGCGGCGACAATATTAACCTAACCGAACTGCTAACCGACTTGGGCGGCACAAGCTACGATTATGACGCTGATGCCGATGGCAATGGCACAAAAGATGCCTTAGACCGCATTAACGCTTTGGGTGTAACAGCCGAACCATTTGTGCAAGATGCCAGCTATGTTAAACTGCGCGAACTTGGTTTGTTTTACGACCTCCCATTTTCCGGAAAAAAAGTAAATAAACTGCGCCTTGGCGTATCGGGTACTAATTTATACACTTGGTCGAAATATAAAAGCTATGACCCCGAAGTATCAAACTTTGGTATTGATGGCATTTCAACAGGTGTAGAGGTTACACCTTACCCAACAGCAAAACGCATTTTATTCCATTTGTCGGTTGATTTTTAA
- a CDS encoding RagB/SusD family nutrient uptake outer membrane protein yields MKKITSYIRWTSYIFLAVVLSLQSCSFDDEGNLNDPVIGDLGSNASKSQLNAVMVGTLSAMRDRIDTYLDDVGVIGREYYRFSGADPRFTSDLLGAGEAVLDNNTFYINNPWQSRYRTVRNTNILIDGVNNTNLITAAEAKGYLGVAKTLQANELLMNLNLTDENGIRINVKDPLSLGPIVNKTDALAAIASLLNEADTDLSAAGDVFAFNLGAGFDGFNTPANFRKVNRALAARVAAYRGQWTEAKSNLEASFLDKTGNWMAGAYHIFSGSTNDQLNKAFYPLNNTGELRATQPSFISNAEAGDTRLAKAPQRAEEAAQSELKSSYDVWVYTSNAAPIAIIRNEELALLYAETMIHLNDNNEAVNTLNTIRVSHGLGAYSGGVTTDELINEMLKQRRYSLFAEGHRWIDMRRYGKLGELPIDRAEDDVWSAFPIPITEN; encoded by the coding sequence ATGAAAAAAATAACTTCATATATACGGTGGACTTCTTATATTTTTTTAGCTGTCGTTTTAAGTTTACAAAGTTGCTCGTTTGATGACGAAGGCAATTTAAACGACCCTGTAATTGGCGATTTGGGTAGCAATGCCTCAAAATCACAATTAAATGCAGTAATGGTTGGTACTTTATCGGCTATGCGCGACCGCATTGACACTTATTTGGATGATGTAGGCGTTATTGGCCGTGAATACTATCGCTTTTCGGGTGCTGACCCCCGCTTTACCTCCGATTTATTAGGCGCAGGCGAAGCTGTCCTTGACAACAACACATTTTATATTAACAACCCTTGGCAATCGCGTTACCGCACTGTGCGCAATACCAATATTTTAATTGATGGGGTAAATAATACCAATTTAATTACTGCTGCCGAAGCCAAAGGTTATTTGGGCGTAGCTAAAACCCTACAAGCAAACGAGTTGTTAATGAACTTAAACCTTACCGACGAAAATGGCATCAGAATTAACGTTAAAGACCCATTAAGTTTAGGCCCAATAGTAAATAAAACCGATGCCTTAGCCGCTATTGCCTCCCTGCTTAACGAGGCCGACACCGACCTAAGTGCTGCTGGCGATGTGTTTGCTTTTAATTTAGGTGCTGGCTTTGATGGGTTTAACACACCGGCTAATTTCCGGAAAGTAAACCGTGCTTTGGCTGCCCGCGTAGCTGCTTACAGGGGGCAATGGACCGAGGCAAAATCAAACCTTGAGGCTTCGTTTTTAGATAAAACCGGCAACTGGATGGCAGGTGCTTACCATATTTTTTCGGGCTCGACCAACGACCAACTTAACAAAGCCTTTTATCCGCTTAATAATACCGGCGAACTAAGGGCTACCCAACCTTCTTTTATTAGCAACGCCGAAGCTGGCGATACCCGCTTAGCAAAAGCGCCGCAACGTGCCGAAGAGGCAGCGCAAAGCGAGCTAAAAAGCAGTTACGATGTTTGGGTTTACACCTCAAATGCTGCGCCTATTGCCATTATTCGCAACGAAGAATTAGCCTTGCTGTATGCCGAAACAATGATTCATTTAAACGATAATAACGAGGCGGTGAATACGCTTAATACCATTAGAGTTAGCCATGGCTTAGGCGCATATAGCGGCGGTGTTACTACCGACGAATTAATTAATGAAATGCTAAAACAGCGCAGATACTCGCTGTTTGCCGAAGGCCACCGTTGGATTGATATGCGCAGATATGGTAAATTAGGCGAACTGCCTATTGACCGCGCAGAAGACGATGTTTGGTCGGCGTTTCCGATACCTATTACCGAAAATTAA
- a CDS encoding ATP-binding protein, producing the protein MQSKRLPSSCLSLASNPDNIALLEPFVQALQYKYGIDENQYYNILLVLTEAVNNGILHGNCGNPNKLVNVNLCKRGRSLLEFTVTDEGNGFDPANLADPTCKERLCEPNGRGVFLMQQLSHSLRYCDNGRKVVFSFKLNQ; encoded by the coding sequence ATGCAGTCAAAACGTTTACCCAGTTCTTGTTTATCTTTAGCCTCTAACCCCGATAATATTGCCCTGCTTGAGCCTTTTGTGCAAGCGTTACAATACAAATATGGTATAGACGAAAATCAGTATTATAATATATTGTTGGTTTTGACGGAGGCAGTAAATAACGGTATTTTACACGGAAACTGTGGTAATCCTAACAAATTGGTAAACGTAAATTTGTGTAAAAGGGGGCGTAGCTTGTTAGAATTTACCGTTACAGATGAAGGAAATGGATTTGACCCTGCTAATTTGGCTGACCCTACTTGTAAAGAGCGGCTTTGCGAACCCAACGGGCGCGGTGTTTTTTTGATGCAGCAACTTTCGCACTCGCTTAGATATTGCGATAACGGGCGCAAAGTAGTATTTAGTTTTAAGTTAAACCAATAA
- a CDS encoding acetyl-CoA carboxylase carboxyltransferase subunit alpha, producing MFFLDFEAPIAQLYERIEKLRDIGLKENIDISAAMHELEEKLEQTRRDLYANLTRWQRVQLSRHPDRPYTLFYIQQICQHFTELSGDRLFGDDKAIIGGFGTIDGRTFMLIGHQKGTDTKSRSYRNFGMANPEGYRKALRLMKLADKFNKPIVCFIDTPGAFPGIEAEQRGQAEAIARNLYEMTRLRVPVICIIIGEGASGGALGIGVGDRVLMLENTWYSVISPESCSSILWRSWDKKEIAAEQLKLTAADMKSFELIDEIVPEPLGGAHQNPLEMAQIVKRIILHHTAQLETLSPATRIGQRIDKFANMGKFKEV from the coding sequence ATGTTTTTTTTAGATTTTGAAGCACCGATTGCCCAACTTTACGAACGCATAGAAAAATTGCGCGACATTGGCCTTAAAGAAAATATTGATATTAGTGCGGCTATGCACGAGTTAGAAGAAAAATTAGAACAAACAAGGCGCGATTTGTACGCAAACCTCACGCGGTGGCAAAGGGTACAACTTTCAAGACATCCGGATAGACCCTATACGCTGTTCTATATTCAACAAATATGCCAGCATTTTACCGAACTTTCGGGCGACAGGCTGTTTGGAGACGACAAAGCAATTATAGGCGGTTTTGGCACCATTGACGGCCGCACCTTTATGCTTATTGGGCATCAAAAAGGCACAGATACCAAATCGCGCTCGTACCGCAATTTTGGCATGGCCAACCCCGAAGGCTACCGCAAAGCTTTGCGCCTAATGAAATTGGCCGATAAATTTAACAAACCCATTGTTTGTTTTATTGATACGCCGGGGGCTTTTCCGGGAATTGAAGCCGAACAACGCGGCCAGGCCGAAGCTATTGCCCGCAATTTATACGAAATGACCCGTTTGCGGGTTCCGGTAATTTGTATTATTATAGGCGAAGGCGCATCGGGCGGGGCACTGGGTATAGGCGTTGGCGACCGCGTATTGATGCTCGAAAATACTTGGTATTCGGTTATCTCGCCCGAGTCGTGCTCTTCTATTCTTTGGCGTAGCTGGGATAAAAAAGAAATTGCCGCCGAACAACTTAAATTGACCGCCGCCGATATGAAATCGTTTGAACTGATAGACGAAATTGTTCCCGAACCCTTAGGCGGCGCACATCAAAACCCATTAGAAATGGCACAAATAGTAAAACGTATTATATTGCATCATACCGCCCAGCTCGAAACCTTATCGCCGGCTACACGTATTGGCCAACGTATTGACAAGTTTGCCAATATGGGTAAATTTAAAGAGGTATAA
- a CDS encoding SOS response-associated peptidase has product MCGRFMLVATEQDVINTFDVNEISGEGDLIPQQQIYPTQASAVITQQSPKMVQFYHWGLWPQWVTNKTMAAKLINARSETLTEKPAFKPLITQNRCLVLTNGYYEWQLNEAKQKTPYFITLNQTAPFAFAGLFTTCQQPHQLMPLHSFTIITTQAVPAIAHLHQRMPVILTPKNYHSWLSSEISATQALQLLSAPYQLAEKIIFQPAAQFMATKPKTSSSSSLQGNLFED; this is encoded by the coding sequence ATGTGTGGACGTTTTATGCTTGTAGCTACTGAACAAGACGTTATAAATACTTTTGATGTTAATGAAATATCCGGAGAAGGAGACCTTATTCCACAACAACAAATTTATCCTACGCAGGCTTCGGCAGTTATTACCCAACAGAGCCCTAAAATGGTGCAGTTTTACCACTGGGGTTTGTGGCCACAATGGGTTACAAATAAAACTATGGCTGCCAAACTAATAAACGCCCGCAGCGAAACTTTAACTGAAAAACCAGCCTTCAAACCTTTAATTACCCAAAACCGGTGTTTGGTTTTAACAAATGGTTATTACGAGTGGCAACTTAACGAGGCAAAACAAAAAACACCTTATTTTATTACCTTAAACCAAACAGCACCTTTTGCCTTTGCTGGCCTGTTTACTACCTGCCAGCAGCCACACCAATTAATGCCCTTGCACAGTTTTACCATTATTACCACCCAGGCGGTGCCAGCTATTGCACATTTACACCAACGAATGCCCGTAATTTTAACGCCCAAGAATTACCACAGTTGGTTAAGCTCAGAAATTTCGGCCACGCAAGCCTTACAGTTATTAAGTGCGCCCTACCAACTTGCCGAAAAAATAATTTTTCAGCCCGCTGCCCAATTTATGGCGACCAAACCTAAAACAAGTAGCAGCAGCAGTTTGCAAGGTAATTTGTTTGAGGATTAA
- a CDS encoding T9SS type A sorting domain-containing protein, which yields MKNLRYLIICLMATVIVKAQKPLYFEKTLSLGYVTEGWQVLPINDSTYFISGGLLYKNNLELHQPWTIQMNSYGDTSQSKLLNNVGLGRWLLDIIPTTSGFAYIGNQDSITHANACFGFLDKEGNVIKHTTVVRPNWSRSWAMTPTTDGGYLCVGTYAYNDAVGAPYIIKYNALGDLLWDSVYVQYAAKNMHSRLYDIEPTKDGTGYYIAGLTNEGFYEFPGGKYGDIDQADPWFFKIDEKGNILKEVIFVNEGWDLFFSFSYSNDDNFLFTGREDFENHLTKVNEDFTINWQTKISKEGTTPLILELPDKGYLAVGSGYDNKKTSIDNLITRLSSDGSILWQREYGVPTMHDYIFEAIRTDRGDIIGVGRQDSINTALLYILKTNCMGLLTEPKAEFVHVLASGYTYTFTNKSQYVYPDSIDGGHFIWDFGDGTPAQVVNSNAWQSHTFPAASNNIYTVTLTAVVCQDTSVYQETINTWPNGIENSPSSRALGVVSTNPAHQTATLTLNPNYTHLIHQGEALEIFNTQGQLVKTVPLSSEGETTTFSTANFTSGIYYCRLQNHPEIEGVKLLLY from the coding sequence ATGAAAAATTTGCGATATTTGATTATTTGCTTGATGGCAACAGTAATAGTAAAAGCCCAAAAGCCTCTTTATTTTGAAAAAACCTTAAGTTTAGGCTATGTAACCGAAGGTTGGCAAGTGCTTCCTATAAACGATAGTACTTATTTTATTTCGGGTGGTCTTTTGTATAAAAACAATTTAGAATTACACCAGCCTTGGACAATACAGATGAATAGTTATGGCGATACATCACAAAGTAAATTGCTCAACAATGTGGGTCTTGGTCGTTGGCTATTAGATATTATCCCAACTACATCGGGATTTGCTTATATTGGTAACCAAGACTCGATAACCCATGCCAATGCCTGTTTTGGATTTTTAGATAAGGAGGGTAATGTAATAAAACACACTACGGTTGTTCGCCCCAACTGGTCGCGGTCGTGGGCAATGACACCAACCACCGATGGGGGTTATTTATGTGTAGGCACTTATGCCTATAACGATGCCGTTGGAGCCCCGTATATAATAAAATACAATGCCTTAGGCGATTTGCTATGGGATAGCGTGTATGTACAATACGCCGCCAAAAATATGCATAGCCGTTTGTACGATATTGAACCAACAAAAGATGGCACCGGATATTATATAGCTGGTTTAACCAACGAGGGATTTTACGAATTTCCCGGAGGAAAGTATGGTGATATAGACCAAGCTGACCCTTGGTTTTTTAAAATAGACGAAAAAGGCAATATTTTAAAAGAGGTAATCTTTGTAAACGAAGGCTGGGATTTGTTTTTTAGTTTTAGCTATTCAAACGATGATAACTTTTTGTTTACCGGTAGAGAAGATTTTGAGAACCACTTAACTAAAGTAAATGAAGATTTTACAATAAACTGGCAAACAAAAATTAGTAAAGAAGGCACAACACCTCTAATACTTGAGCTTCCTGATAAAGGATATTTGGCTGTTGGTTCAGGTTACGATAATAAAAAAACAAGTATAGATAATTTAATAACCCGCTTGTCGTCTGATGGGAGTATTTTGTGGCAGCGCGAATATGGCGTACCTACCATGCACGATTATATATTCGAAGCTATAAGAACTGACAGGGGCGATATTATAGGCGTTGGTCGCCAAGATTCTATTAACACGGCGTTGTTATATATACTAAAAACCAACTGCATGGGCTTGCTCACCGAGCCAAAAGCCGAGTTTGTACATGTTTTGGCGAGTGGTTATACCTATACGTTTACCAACAAAAGCCAATACGTTTACCCCGACAGCATAGACGGTGGGCATTTTATTTGGGATTTTGGCGACGGCACCCCCGCACAAGTGGTAAACAGCAATGCCTGGCAGTCGCATACGTTTCCGGCGGCATCTAATAATATATACACCGTTACCCTTACCGCTGTGGTATGCCAAGATACCAGTGTTTACCAAGAAACCATCAACACATGGCCCAACGGCATAGAAAATTCCCCCTCTTCAAGGGCGTTAGGGGTAGTAAGCACCAACCCCGCCCACCAAACCGCTACCCTAACCCTCAACCCCAACTATACCCATTTAATACACCAAGGCGAAGCTCTTGAAATTTTTAACACCCAAGGGCAGTTAGTTAAAACCGTTCCTTTATCATCAGAAGGGGAAACAACCACTTTCAGCACCGCCAACTTTACATCCGGAATCTACTACTGCCGCCTTCAAAACCATCCGGAGATAGAAGGCGTTAAACTCCTGCTCTACTAA